The DNA sequence GTTTGGTTGTCATCAGCGGACTCCTTGCCCGGCGGCGGGCATCGGGGAGCTGCTTCCGTGCAGCGGAAGCGGCGCGGCCGGGGAATTGACGGTGAACTCTCCGTTCCGTATGCGGTCGGCCAGGATATTCGCCGCTTTTACGGCCTTGGCGTATGAGGAGAGACTGCCTGTCTCCACAGTACGTCCGAAGAGCTGAATCTCTCCGCGGCGCAGGTCGGCATAGCTTACGCGGGTAAGCACCTTGCCGGTATTCTTCGGGTAATCCACAGCATAGTCGATTACCGGTGCTATGATCTCTTCGTCCTTTACCGTGCACCATTTGAGCACTTCGGGACTGGTAATGGGAATCGGAATGGACACCCCAAGGGCAAGGCTTACGCCGTAACCCTTGATGGAGACCCCTCTCACAAACTCAGGGTCCATCTGCTTAAGGTCCGCCGTTAAACCCAGGGTACCAGCACCGTCGATGGGGACTCCGTTTTCGCCTCGCGGGGCGTCCGGGCTGTGCTGGGTTCCCGGGGCGTAGACGATTCCCGGAGCACCGGCCAGCCACACCTTGCTGCCGATGCCGATGGAACGGTAGAAGGGGTCATTCAGCAGGGGACTCAGCTGCCCCGCTGAGGAGTATCCAATGGAGCCGAAATTCGGTTTAAGAGCCCCCAGATAGGTATGGATCAGCTTTTCCGAGGAGTTGACCGCGGCGTTATAATTCTGGTAGCAGTTGCGGGGGTTGGTCATGACTGCCTGGTTTATCTCCGCCAGGCTGAACTCGCTGCGGACCTCGCGCAGCGGATAGTCGTCTGTGCCGTAGGACCGGGCGTAGAGTTGGACCTTCTCTCCCCGGACCAGTTTTTCTATAACATGACCGCCGCCGAAGCGGAACTCTCCCGGGTAGTACAGGTTGGCAGGATCGTTGACCTGCAGCTGGGTTGCCCCAAGGTAGAGGTCCACGGCAGCGATTCCCGAGTAGACCTCCACGTCGTCTATCCATGCCTGGGTTATACGGATCTTCGGCCTGGAGTGGCCCAGGTTTATGAAAACCCCGGAGGAGCACATGGGGCCGAAGGTGGCGGTGGTAACCACGTCGATCTCCCTGGCAGCTTCTGCAAGGCCCTTCTTTTCTACATAGCCGATAACCTCTTCGGCGGTCATTACCACAGCTGTACGGGATTCGATTTTTCTGTTGATATCGTCAATGCTTTTCAGCTGGTTTTCTGCCCGCGCTTGTGTGTTTTTCATTACCTGTCCTTTTTTATCCTTATTCAATCCTTACTCTGTCCTTTGTAACGATAGCTGGGAGCCCCGCTGACCCCGGGTTCAAAGGCGAAAACACCGCCGGATTCAGGATACTCCCTGAGTCCATCGGGTCCATACCCTGCCGGGCGGTGGTAACAAACAGGGTCGCGTGGTCTTTTCCTCCGAAACAGCAGGAGGTTACGTGGGGTGCGGGGATTTTAACCTGTTCCAGCATCTTCCCAGTCTCGGGATTCCATCTGGCAACGCAGGCCCCCCGATAAAAAGCAATCCACAGCATACCTTCGTCATCGATGGTCATACCGTCGGGGCTTCCCAAATTCGCGGGAGTGGAAAAGACAATTCTGGGGCTGGAAATATCTCCGCTTTCCAGCTCGTAGGCAAAGGCGACAACGCATTTTGTCGGAGTGTCGATATAGAACATCAGTGAACGGTTCAAGTCCCAGGCAAGGCCGTTGGATACGGTTACTCCCTCTACTCTGCGGGTTATGGCCCCCTTTTCATCCAGGCAGTAGAGGGCAGCCGTACCGGTGGTGCGGCTCAAAGACATGGTTCCCGCCCAGAATCTGCCGGCGGGATCACATTTTCCGTCATTAAAACGGCTGTCCGGGTTATCCGCTTCGGGAGCTGCCAGTACCGCTGGTTTAGAGCCGTCACCGGGGATTTTA is a window from the Marispirochaeta sp. genome containing:
- a CDS encoding homocysteine biosynthesis protein, whose translation is MKNTQARAENQLKSIDDINRKIESRTAVVMTAEEVIGYVEKKGLAEAAREIDVVTTATFGPMCSSGVFINLGHSRPKIRITQAWIDDVEVYSGIAAVDLYLGATQLQVNDPANLYYPGEFRFGGGHVIEKLVRGEKVQLYARSYGTDDYPLREVRSEFSLAEINQAVMTNPRNCYQNYNAAVNSSEKLIHTYLGALKPNFGSIGYSSAGQLSPLLNDPFYRSIGIGSKVWLAGAPGIVYAPGTQHSPDAPRGENGVPIDGAGTLGLTADLKQMDPEFVRGVSIKGYGVSLALGVSIPIPITSPEVLKWCTVKDEEIIAPVIDYAVDYPKNTGKVLTRVSYADLRRGEIQLFGRTVETGSLSSYAKAVKAANILADRIRNGEFTVNSPAAPLPLHGSSSPMPAAGQGVR
- a CDS encoding SMP-30/gluconolactonase/LRE family protein; the encoded protein is MKYIVRTILDSRADLGEGPFWDNKDQHLYWVNINAGEVHRSDPERGTDTVITAGQKIGAAVLDSAGDLIAAGETGFLKIPGDGSKPAVLAAPEADNPDSRFNDGKCDPAGRFWAGTMSLSRTTGTAALYCLDEKGAITRRVEGVTVSNGLAWDLNRSLMFYIDTPTKCVVAFAYELESGDISSPRIVFSTPANLGSPDGMTIDDEGMLWIAFYRGACVARWNPETGKMLEQVKIPAPHVTSCCFGGKDHATLFVTTARQGMDPMDSGSILNPAVFSPLNPGSAGLPAIVTKDRVRIE